In Fastidiosipila sp., the following are encoded in one genomic region:
- a CDS encoding PLP-dependent lyase/thiolase, whose product MKEMTYEAVMARQNEIMGKALGIDYSVYEGEGIAFDYEAMMRDVGITLEEVAEIQKDMGVGNTPLMDMKNITALARKLAKPGYGARILVKDEAANPSGSFKARRAALSVWDAKRKGYEGVIAATSGNYGAAVASMAARLGLKCIVIQECYDSDIKGQPEILEKQRKCEALGAEVIQMTVGPELFYYALSLLEETGFYNASLYSPSAIAGIETLGLEIARQCREDYDLIPDIVIATHAGGGNLTGTARGLIKAGLKDTGVYAASVDLSGLSMASVRDFNRKSFTTGHTGFGIPFASLPDRSDVPRNAARALRYIDRYLLVKQGEVFYTTEMLASLEGIERGPAGNTSLAAAFALSRELPESQTIVVQETEYTGAGKHPMPQLTFARQNGIDIYFGDPEEEVAGKSIVLPAHPSMIRVRDYDMGRLRRSALRRMAEGRDSWSEEELAYMAAEIRLGTEETRALLREL is encoded by the coding sequence ATGAAAGAGATGACTTATGAAGCCGTCATGGCCAGACAAAATGAAATTATGGGCAAGGCCCTGGGAATTGATTACAGTGTCTACGAAGGCGAGGGGATCGCCTTTGACTATGAAGCCATGATGAGGGATGTGGGAATCACCCTCGAGGAAGTGGCTGAGATTCAAAAAGACATGGGTGTCGGCAATACGCCGCTCATGGACATGAAAAACATCACGGCCCTGGCAAGGAAACTGGCCAAGCCAGGCTATGGCGCCCGGATCCTGGTCAAGGATGAAGCTGCCAACCCCTCAGGCTCCTTCAAGGCGCGGAGGGCAGCGCTCTCGGTCTGGGACGCCAAACGCAAGGGCTATGAGGGCGTCATTGCCGCGACATCCGGCAACTATGGCGCTGCGGTTGCCAGCATGGCCGCCCGTCTGGGCCTGAAATGCATTGTCATCCAGGAATGCTACGACAGCGACATCAAGGGGCAGCCGGAGATCCTGGAAAAACAGCGCAAATGCGAAGCTTTGGGAGCCGAGGTCATTCAGATGACTGTGGGGCCGGAGCTTTTCTACTACGCGCTCAGCCTGCTTGAAGAAACAGGTTTTTACAATGCCTCGCTCTATTCCCCTTCGGCGATCGCGGGAATTGAGACCCTGGGACTTGAGATTGCCCGGCAGTGCCGGGAGGACTATGACCTGATCCCCGACATTGTGATTGCGACGCATGCGGGAGGCGGCAACCTGACCGGAACGGCCCGGGGCCTGATCAAGGCGGGTTTGAAGGATACCGGGGTTTACGCAGCCAGCGTCGACCTCTCCGGCCTGTCCATGGCGTCTGTCCGCGATTTCAACCGCAAATCCTTTACAACAGGGCATACAGGCTTTGGCATCCCCTTTGCCAGCCTGCCCGACCGCTCGGATGTTCCGCGCAATGCCGCCCGGGCTCTCCGTTACATCGACCGCTACCTGCTGGTCAAACAGGGAGAGGTTTTCTATACGACGGAGATGCTGGCCTCGCTTGAGGGGATCGAACGGGGTCCCGCCGGGAACACTTCACTGGCGGCGGCTTTTGCGCTTTCGCGTGAGCTGCCTGAGTCACAGACCATTGTTGTTCAGGAGACAGAGTACACAGGGGCGGGCAAGCATCCCATGCCCCAATTGACCTTCGCAAGGCAAAATGGAATCGATATCTACTTTGGTGACCCGGAAGAGGAAGTTGCCGGAAAATCCATCGTGCTTCCGGCCCACCCCTCCATGATCCGCGTCCGTGACTATGACATGGGGCGTCTCAGGCGGTCGGCCCTCCGCCGGATGGCCGAAGGCCGTGACAGCTGGTCAGAGGAAGAATTGGCCTACATGGCTGCGGAGATCAGGCTCGGCACGGAAGAAACCCGGGCTCTGCTTCGTGAGCTTTAG
- a CDS encoding ABC transporter ATP-binding protein: MSKVLEIRNLTKKFGGLTAVDDLSFGIEEKEIYGLIGPNGAGKTTVFNLVTAIITPTAGEIIFYGESLVGKGSFQIARAGITRTFQNIRLFKEMTVYENVLTACHLNTDYKIHDSLIHTPRFRRGEKQIREEARLLLERMGLYNRKDEIAMNLPYGDQRRLEIARAVALHPRLLLLDEPAAGMNPDETMSLVETIRGIRDDFDLTVLLIEHHMDLVMNICERIMVINFGKEIAEGSAEEIQKNPEVIEAYLGKKEGREDATA; encoded by the coding sequence ATGAGCAAGGTACTGGAAATCAGGAATCTTACCAAGAAATTTGGCGGCCTGACCGCGGTGGATGATCTCTCCTTTGGTATCGAAGAGAAGGAAATTTACGGCCTGATCGGGCCCAACGGCGCGGGGAAAACGACCGTCTTCAATCTGGTCACAGCCATCATTACCCCGACAGCCGGAGAAATCATTTTTTATGGCGAAAGTCTGGTCGGCAAGGGTTCCTTCCAGATTGCCAGAGCAGGAATCACACGCACTTTTCAGAATATCCGCCTTTTCAAGGAGATGACCGTCTATGAAAATGTACTGACCGCCTGCCATCTGAACACCGATTACAAGATCCATGACAGCCTGATTCACACCCCCCGTTTCAGGCGGGGGGAGAAGCAGATCAGGGAGGAGGCCAGGCTGCTCCTGGAGCGAATGGGCCTTTACAACCGCAAAGATGAGATCGCCATGAATCTTCCCTACGGCGATCAGCGGCGTCTTGAAATTGCCCGGGCGGTAGCCCTGCATCCCAGGCTGCTGCTCCTTGATGAGCCAGCTGCCGGCATGAATCCTGACGAGACCATGAGCCTGGTCGAAACCATCCGCGGCATCCGCGATGATTTCGATCTGACCGTGCTCCTGATTGAGCACCACATGGATCTGGTCATGAATATCTGCGAGCGGATCATGGTCATCAACTTTGGCAAGGAAATCGCCGAAGGGTCGGCGGAGGAAATCCAGAAAAACCCCGAAGTCATTGAGGCCTATCTGGGAAAGAAGGAGGGACGGGAAGATGCCACTGCTTGA
- the arcC gene encoding carbamate kinase, with the protein MKKRIVVALGGNALGNTAQEQRALVRQTAVPIADLIEEGHELVLAHGNGPQVGMINLAFDSGVVPPMPFPECGAMSQGYIGYHLQNALREELLSRGLDLPVATVVTQVVVDKNDPAFQNPTKPIGSFYSREEAEKIAVETGFVMKEDAGRGYRRVVASPKPVAVIEDRTVNALIREGQVVITVGGGGIPVVREGNHLEGVAAVIDKDFASEILAEIVDADYLIILTAVEKVALNYEKSDEKWLDRVTVEEMEGYMKEGHFAPGSMLPKVEASMAFAKSGKGRTALITSLERARDGIAGKTGTHISLQ; encoded by the coding sequence GTGAAAAAACGTATCGTCGTCGCCCTGGGCGGTAACGCCCTTGGCAATACAGCACAGGAACAGCGAGCATTAGTCAGGCAGACCGCCGTCCCCATCGCGGACTTGATCGAAGAGGGACATGAACTGGTGCTGGCCCACGGCAACGGGCCTCAGGTTGGCATGATTAACCTGGCCTTTGACAGCGGTGTAGTGCCGCCCATGCCTTTCCCGGAATGTGGCGCCATGAGCCAGGGTTACATTGGCTATCATCTGCAAAACGCGCTCCGCGAGGAGCTGCTTTCGCGCGGACTGGATCTGCCGGTCGCAACCGTGGTGACCCAGGTGGTAGTGGACAAAAATGACCCTGCTTTTCAAAATCCGACCAAACCAATCGGGTCTTTCTACAGCAGGGAGGAAGCCGAAAAAATCGCGGTGGAAACCGGCTTTGTCATGAAAGAAGACGCCGGCCGCGGCTATCGCCGGGTCGTCGCCTCGCCCAAACCGGTCGCGGTCATCGAGGACCGGACGGTCAATGCCCTGATCCGTGAAGGCCAGGTAGTCATCACGGTGGGCGGCGGGGGGATTCCCGTGGTTCGTGAAGGGAATCATCTGGAAGGTGTGGCGGCTGTAATCGATAAGGACTTCGCCTCGGAAATACTGGCGGAGATTGTCGATGCCGACTACCTGATCATCCTGACAGCCGTCGAAAAGGTAGCTTTGAATTACGAAAAGTCCGATGAAAAGTGGCTGGACCGGGTCACGGTTGAAGAAATGGAAGGCTACATGAAAGAGGGCCACTTCGCGCCCGGATCCATGCTGCCAAAAGTTGAGGCCAGTATGGCTTTTGCCAAATCCGGCAAGGGCCGGACCGCCCTGATCACCTCACTGGAACGGGCCCGCGACGGCATCGCAGGTAAAACAGGAACACATATCAGTTTGCAATAG
- a CDS encoding NADP-binding protein: MRDIRVALWGFGAMGSGIGKMIASKKGLVISGVCDRWDKLIGQEVYSYLGIERGNRPPVIITEDITEIVRKDLCDIVILATDSFVAAQYDKIMFCLEQGVHIISTAEEMAWPWAQNKEMSDKIDALARQRKVAVLGTGINPGFVLDYLILATSGTCEHVESIEAARINDLAPFGKAVMEEQGVGISVEEFERRIAEDSLAGHVGFPESMEMIAAGMGVELVDIEQTREPIITNVDRKSAYGEAKKGHLAGIRQQSYGRTADGKVFIHLDHPQQICPEDEGVSTGDYITIHADGYDMNLSIVPETPGGIGTIAMVVNMIPHVLSAKPGLRSMLDLPVPRAILGSYAEQVDRDRKTHFKQGDYAVIQEVVLPVGQRAPQVPEDTAKTPLIAFTKGWIQEDEARAGERVHVKTMSGRTVEGTLTSRDLAPSHDYGDYVPELLVVHRQVRNILFGGDAE; the protein is encoded by the coding sequence ATGCGGGATATCAGAGTCGCCTTATGGGGCTTCGGCGCCATGGGCAGCGGCATCGGAAAGATGATCGCCTCAAAGAAGGGGCTTGTCATCTCCGGTGTATGCGACCGGTGGGACAAGCTCATCGGCCAGGAAGTATATTCGTATCTGGGTATTGAGCGGGGGAACCGCCCGCCTGTCATCATCACGGAAGACATCACGGAGATTGTCCGCAAAGATCTTTGCGATATCGTCATCCTGGCGACAGACTCCTTTGTCGCCGCCCAGTATGACAAGATCATGTTCTGCCTGGAGCAGGGCGTCCACATTATCTCAACGGCTGAAGAGATGGCCTGGCCCTGGGCTCAGAATAAGGAAATGTCCGACAAGATCGATGCCCTGGCCAGGCAGCGCAAGGTTGCCGTGCTCGGAACAGGGATCAATCCCGGTTTTGTTCTTGACTACCTGATTCTGGCCACCAGCGGAACCTGCGAACACGTTGAATCGATCGAAGCGGCCCGGATCAATGATCTGGCCCCCTTCGGCAAGGCGGTCATGGAGGAGCAGGGAGTCGGCATCTCGGTGGAGGAGTTCGAGCGCCGCATCGCGGAAGACAGCCTGGCCGGTCACGTAGGGTTTCCTGAATCCATGGAGATGATCGCCGCCGGCATGGGGGTGGAGCTTGTCGACATCGAACAGACACGGGAGCCCATTATCACCAATGTTGACCGAAAATCGGCTTATGGGGAGGCCAAAAAGGGCCATCTGGCGGGAATCCGCCAGCAAAGCTACGGGCGGACGGCGGACGGCAAGGTTTTTATCCATCTGGATCACCCCCAGCAGATCTGTCCCGAGGACGAAGGCGTCAGCACCGGCGACTACATCACCATCCACGCGGATGGCTACGATATGAACCTGTCCATTGTTCCCGAGACGCCTGGCGGAATCGGAACCATCGCCATGGTGGTCAACATGATCCCCCATGTGCTGTCTGCCAAACCCGGTCTCCGTTCCATGCTCGACCTGCCGGTCCCCCGGGCCATCCTGGGCAGCTACGCGGAACAGGTGGACCGTGACCGCAAGACCCATTTCAAACAGGGCGACTATGCGGTGATCCAGGAGGTCGTCCTTCCTGTCGGTCAGCGGGCTCCCCAGGTACCCGAAGACACGGCCAAAACGCCCTTGATCGCCTTCACCAAAGGCTGGATCCAGGAAGACGAGGCCAGAGCAGGAGAGCGTGTCCACGTGAAAACCATGAGCGGCCGCACGGTGGAAGGCACCCTGACCAGCCGTGATCTTGCACCTTCGCATGATTACGGCGATTATGTGCCCGAATTGCTGGTGGTGCACCGGCAAGTCCGGAACATCTTGTTTGGAGGTGACGCCGAATGA
- the argF gene encoding ornithine carbamoyltransferase, with protein MAISLKGRHFLTLKDFSSDEIRWLLDLASELKTKKRLGLPGDLLKGKNIVLLFEKTSTRTRCAFEVAAMDEGAGVTFLGAADSQMNKKESVEDTAKVLGRFYDGIEFRGFAQETVEELAAHAGVPVWNGLTDLYHPTQILADMMTIREFVPKPLNRVKLVYAGDARNNMGNSLMIGSAKLGLDFAAFAPRELWPEEKLVEEMKEVARETGGSITCSDKLEIVRGADVLYTDVWVSMGEEAMFEERIRQLRDYQVNMEMVEMTGNPDVIFLHCLPAFHDLHTSIGRQIHEEYGLTAMECSDEVFRSKHSRVFDQAENRLHSIKAIMVATIGR; from the coding sequence ATGGCCATTAGTTTAAAAGGCAGACATTTTCTCACTCTCAAGGACTTTTCATCTGATGAAATCCGATGGCTTCTCGACCTGGCATCCGAGCTCAAAACAAAAAAAAGACTCGGACTTCCAGGTGATCTGCTGAAAGGAAAAAATATCGTTCTCCTCTTTGAAAAGACCTCAACACGGACCCGCTGCGCTTTTGAGGTGGCCGCCATGGATGAAGGGGCGGGGGTAACCTTTCTGGGGGCGGCCGATTCGCAGATGAACAAAAAAGAATCGGTGGAGGATACGGCCAAGGTGCTGGGGCGTTTCTACGACGGCATTGAATTCCGGGGTTTTGCTCAGGAAACAGTTGAAGAGCTGGCCGCCCACGCCGGTGTGCCGGTCTGGAACGGCCTGACAGACCTTTACCACCCGACCCAGATCCTGGCTGATATGATGACCATCCGTGAGTTCGTACCCAAACCGCTTAACCGGGTTAAACTGGTTTACGCCGGTGACGCCCGAAACAACATGGGAAACTCGCTCATGATCGGCAGCGCCAAGCTGGGCCTGGATTTTGCTGCCTTTGCGCCGCGCGAGCTGTGGCCGGAAGAAAAGCTGGTGGAAGAGATGAAAGAGGTGGCGCGGGAGACAGGCGGAAGCATCACCTGTTCGGACAAGCTTGAGATTGTCAGGGGAGCTGACGTGCTCTATACCGATGTCTGGGTATCCATGGGCGAAGAAGCCATGTTCGAGGAGCGGATCCGCCAGCTTCGGGACTACCAGGTCAACATGGAAATGGTTGAGATGACGGGCAACCCGGATGTCATCTTCCTTCACTGCCTGCCGGCTTTCCACGACCTTCACACCAGTATCGGCCGGCAAATTCATGAAGAATACGGCCTGACCGCCATGGAATGTTCGGATGAGGTTTTCCGCAGCAAGCACTCGCGGGTATTTGACCAGGCAGAGAATAGATTGCACTCGATTAAGGCGATCATGGTCGCCACGATCGGTCGCTGA
- a CDS encoding ABC transporter ATP-binding protein, whose amino-acid sequence MPLLEVKDLQVFYGGIHALRGVNIKVNEGEIVTIIGSNGAGKSTLLNALSGVVPYADGSIKYQGEDLPRQPDKIVKLGLSQVPEGRLVFANLTVRENLMMGAYQRRDKQKIKEDMETVFQLFPRLEERIGQLAGTLSGGEQQMLAMGRGLMSDPHLVMLDEPSLGLAPLLVETIFKIIDDIHDLGKTILLVEQNAYKALEVADYAYVLEQGVIVQEDEAAKIAADPQIQDAYLGVAKA is encoded by the coding sequence ATGCCACTGCTTGAAGTCAAGGATCTCCAGGTTTTCTACGGCGGTATCCATGCCCTGCGGGGTGTCAACATCAAGGTCAACGAAGGCGAAATTGTCACCATCATAGGATCCAACGGAGCGGGAAAGTCGACCCTGCTCAATGCCTTGAGCGGTGTCGTCCCCTACGCGGACGGCAGCATCAAATACCAGGGGGAGGATCTGCCGAGGCAGCCCGACAAAATTGTCAAATTGGGCCTGTCTCAAGTGCCGGAGGGGCGGCTGGTTTTCGCCAATCTCACGGTTCGTGAAAACCTGATGATGGGCGCCTATCAGAGGCGGGACAAGCAAAAGATCAAAGAGGATATGGAAACGGTCTTTCAGCTTTTTCCGCGTCTGGAGGAGCGGATCGGCCAGCTGGCCGGAACCCTGTCCGGGGGTGAACAACAGATGCTGGCCATGGGACGCGGTCTCATGAGTGATCCGCACCTGGTCATGCTGGATGAGCCCTCGCTTGGCCTGGCCCCTCTCCTGGTTGAGACCATTTTTAAGATCATTGACGACATTCACGATTTGGGCAAGACCATCCTCCTGGTCGAACAAAACGCTTATAAAGCCCTGGAGGTGGCAGACTACGCCTACGTTCTCGAACAAGGCGTCATCGTGCAAGAGGATGAAGCGGCCAAGATCGCCGCCGATCCGCAGATCCAGGACGCTTACCTGGGCGTTGCCAAGGCTTGA
- a CDS encoding ornithine aminomutase encodes MRVTDQGFEERRKHLADLSDQALYDYFWELAGKIVDPLIEAGRIYTTPAIERSVLLRMGFSSLEAQAIVSGVIEHRLLPHGAGHVVWKLSEKLGLEIRDTGLALAEGRHWKEAEALFGEVVS; translated from the coding sequence ATGAGAGTGACCGATCAAGGATTTGAAGAAAGGCGAAAGCATTTGGCGGACCTGTCCGATCAAGCGCTTTATGACTATTTTTGGGAACTGGCCGGCAAAATAGTCGATCCGCTGATCGAGGCGGGAAGAATCTACACAACGCCGGCCATTGAACGCAGTGTCCTTCTCCGTATGGGCTTTTCAAGCCTGGAGGCTCAAGCCATCGTCAGCGGTGTCATCGAGCACCGCTTGCTGCCGCACGGCGCCGGCCATGTGGTTTGGAAATTGTCGGAAAAACTCGGCTTGGAAATCCGGGATACCGGCCTGGCACTGGCGGAGGGCAGACACTGGAAAGAAGCGGAAGCTCTTTTCGGGGAGGTGGTGTCATGA